Proteins from a single region of Candidatus Polarisedimenticolaceae bacterium:
- a CDS encoding metalloregulator ArsR/SmtB family transcription factor, with protein sequence MVKRALKVLNPLAGCCPPGVPPGEVPAVADWVPVLKALADETRLQILARLLRKSDAMCVCDIESGFDLSQPTISHHLRLLKDAGLVAAERRGTWVHYTPNREAVSRLARFLSKELDDVL encoded by the coding sequence ATGGTCAAACGCGCCCTCAAGGTCCTGAACCCCCTCGCCGGCTGCTGCCCCCCCGGCGTTCCCCCCGGGGAAGTCCCCGCGGTCGCCGACTGGGTGCCGGTCCTCAAGGCGCTCGCCGACGAGACCCGGCTGCAGATCCTGGCCCGCCTCCTCCGCAAGTCGGACGCCATGTGCGTCTGCGACATCGAGTCGGGTTTCGACCTCTCCCAGCCGACGATCTCGCACCACCTCAGGCTGCTGAAGGACGCCGGACTCGTTGCGGCCGAGCGCCGCGGGACCTGGGTTCACTACACCCCCAACCGCGAGGCGGTCTCCCGCCTCGCGCGTTTCCTTTCGAAGGAGCTGGACGATGTCCTCTGA